In a genomic window of Porphyromonadaceae bacterium W3.11:
- a CDS encoding outer membrane beta-barrel protein has product MNLSRTTLIALFIIAISYSVYAQEITYRSTLKNNKGVPIDYATVVLLNSNAQAITVGASDTDGTFTITGEDAKFLEISHVAYLRKRVTLDHHLPEVIVLDESDIELDELVISAERPQMKILENGIPSYDVEALFQKTTVTNAYEMLMRLPGVTEENGSPSLIGTSSLTIIINGKRPNLPQSQLLQMLKQIPLDAVQNAEVSYNPIAKYGAEGGSINIVLKPQATGDDEVTTLAGEVNSYYDQRYFANGGGGGYFSYGGKNLSARMSYDYSGNKERSDMFVEVTPQDAGATGLTPIISENRGFYRYDAHKAFLNLTYSLPKHEVSLDAYTTTTPKSTNNEEVHEMGYHTMMEKVPSSNTFHISGDYTYDGHLRIGAFYTVFHRLRSMHIKTDRSFDNSFSSYIVDNRQNNYVWGGSVDNEHHLNKGWKVNYGANFLHSSTDDRVDYSEQKGTYNLEDVKSSYSELSVGGYLGVEKQMTDRLNFYLGLVGTYMDFEVDHQGYVAPQVKLTYMISPTDMLQFGFDTQDTYPTYWERQPFTDLKSKYQEWVGNPDLRPYTSYNSRLIYILKGKYVFQITDSYAPNYFVQLLHYDKDKERIVYNTQNWAYKNSFSLISVVPFSFWDRMQSRIILNATLQSEKADNINGISFNHNRVLFYSSLFNSIQISKAKKISWDLSLSYITGGVQGYYVFSDIFNISTGLKWVSQNDRWTIALNANDLLNRQVPKISSDISSQKICFIPPQDSRSIKLTIKYNFGNFKRKDPSHLDTSRF; this is encoded by the coding sequence ATGAATCTATCAAGAACCACTCTTATAGCACTATTCATTATTGCTATCAGTTATAGTGTATATGCACAAGAAATAACCTATAGATCAACGCTAAAGAATAATAAAGGAGTTCCGATTGATTATGCTACTGTTGTCTTACTCAATTCTAATGCACAAGCCATTACTGTAGGGGCTTCCGATACAGATGGAACATTTACTATCACGGGAGAGGACGCAAAGTTTCTCGAGATTTCACACGTAGCATATCTTCGTAAGAGGGTAACCCTGGATCACCATTTGCCAGAGGTAATAGTTCTTGATGAGAGTGACATAGAGCTTGATGAGCTAGTGATTAGTGCAGAACGTCCTCAGATGAAGATTCTGGAGAACGGGATACCAAGTTACGATGTAGAGGCACTTTTCCAAAAGACAACGGTCACCAATGCCTACGAGATGTTGATGCGGTTACCAGGAGTGACAGAGGAGAATGGCTCTCCATCATTGATAGGGACATCATCGCTAACGATTATCATTAATGGCAAGCGACCCAATCTACCTCAGTCTCAGTTACTACAGATGCTCAAGCAGATTCCATTAGATGCGGTACAGAATGCAGAAGTATCGTATAATCCTATTGCTAAATATGGGGCAGAGGGTGGCTCTATTAATATTGTTCTCAAACCTCAAGCCACAGGGGATGATGAGGTAACAACTCTTGCTGGAGAAGTAAATAGTTATTATGACCAGAGGTATTTTGCTAATGGAGGTGGCGGAGGTTACTTCTCTTATGGGGGGAAGAACCTTTCCGCTCGAATGAGCTACGACTACAGCGGAAATAAAGAGAGATCGGATATGTTCGTCGAGGTAACGCCTCAAGATGCTGGTGCCACAGGACTGACTCCGATTATCTCGGAAAACAGAGGCTTCTATAGATATGATGCACATAAAGCTTTTCTCAACCTTACCTATTCACTTCCCAAGCATGAGGTCTCACTAGATGCTTATACTACTACAACTCCTAAATCAACTAATAATGAGGAGGTTCATGAGATGGGATACCACACTATGATGGAGAAGGTCCCTTCCTCTAATACCTTTCATATCTCGGGGGATTATACATACGATGGGCATTTACGGATAGGGGCTTTCTATACAGTATTTCATCGTTTACGAAGTATGCATATCAAGACGGATAGGAGCTTTGATAATTCATTTAGTTCGTATATCGTGGATAATCGACAAAATAACTACGTGTGGGGCGGTTCTGTGGATAATGAGCATCATCTTAATAAAGGCTGGAAAGTGAACTATGGTGCTAACTTTTTACACTCATCGACCGATGATAGGGTGGATTATTCAGAGCAGAAGGGTACATACAATCTTGAAGATGTTAAAAGCTCATACTCGGAACTATCTGTAGGTGGATATTTGGGCGTGGAAAAGCAAATGACGGATCGCCTGAATTTCTATCTAGGCTTAGTTGGAACCTATATGGATTTTGAGGTCGATCATCAGGGATATGTGGCCCCGCAAGTCAAATTGACCTATATGATCTCACCAACCGATATGTTGCAATTTGGCTTTGATACTCAAGATACTTACCCCACTTATTGGGAGCGGCAGCCATTCACAGACCTGAAAAGTAAGTACCAAGAATGGGTAGGTAATCCAGATTTAAGACCATATACGAGCTATAACAGTCGCTTAATATACATTCTTAAGGGAAAGTATGTTTTCCAAATAACAGATAGCTACGCTCCTAATTATTTTGTACAGCTACTCCATTATGATAAAGATAAGGAGAGAATAGTCTATAACACGCAGAATTGGGCGTACAAAAATTCCTTTTCACTTATCTCGGTGGTGCCTTTCTCATTTTGGGATAGGATGCAAAGTCGTATCATCCTAAATGCAACACTTCAGTCTGAGAAAGCTGATAACATAAATGGCATTTCATTCAATCATAATCGAGTACTCTTTTATTCCAGTCTTTTTAATAGTATACAGATTAGTAAAGCGAAGAAAATTTCGTGGGATTTATCCCTTTCCTACATAACAGGAGGGGTTCAGGGCTATTACGTCTTTTCCGATATATTTAATATCAGCACAGGGTTAAAATGGGTTTCTCAGAATGATAGATGGACTATTGCTCTCAATGCGAATGATCTACTCAATAGACAAGTCCCAAAGATTAGTTCTGATATATCCAGCCAAAAGATATGCTTTATCCCACCTCAAGACTCTCGAAGTATCAAGCTTACTATTAAGTATAACTTCGGTAACTTCAAGAGGAAAGATCCATCCCACCTTGACACCTCTCGTTTCTAG
- a CDS encoding branched-chain amino acid aminotransferase, protein MKEIEWGNLGFGYFPTDYNVRSYFRDGKWSELEVTSDTQISIHMAATCLHYGQEAFEGMKAFRGKDGKIRLFRPDENAKRMRRSCEGIMMAPVPEDLFIKAVKLAIEKNKDFVPPYGSGASLYIRPLVIGLGEQVGVKPANEYLFVVFVTPVGPYFKAGFKPTPMAILRGYDRAAPLGTGTIKVGGNYAASLKSGEIAHEKGYSAVLYLDAKEKKYLDECGPANFFGIKGDKYITPDSTSILPSITNMSLCQIAEDLGMTVERRHVPVEELAEFEEAGACGTAAVISPIARIDDLDENKSYVYSENGEAGPKSTKLYETLRGIQYGELEDKHNWVMILD, encoded by the coding sequence ATGAAAGAGATAGAATGGGGAAATTTAGGATTTGGCTATTTCCCAACCGATTACAATGTAAGATCGTATTTTAGAGATGGCAAGTGGAGTGAACTAGAAGTGACTTCTGACACACAGATTTCTATTCATATGGCAGCTACTTGTCTTCACTATGGACAGGAAGCTTTTGAGGGAATGAAAGCGTTCCGTGGTAAGGATGGCAAGATCCGCCTTTTCCGCCCAGATGAGAATGCAAAGCGTATGCGTCGTTCTTGCGAAGGCATCATGATGGCACCCGTTCCAGAGGATCTCTTTATCAAGGCTGTAAAGCTTGCTATTGAGAAGAATAAAGATTTCGTACCTCCTTATGGCAGTGGTGCGAGTCTCTATATACGTCCATTGGTGATTGGTCTAGGAGAGCAGGTCGGTGTTAAGCCAGCAAATGAGTACTTATTTGTAGTCTTCGTAACTCCAGTAGGACCATACTTCAAGGCTGGTTTCAAACCTACTCCTATGGCTATTCTTCGTGGATATGACCGTGCAGCACCACTTGGTACTGGTACCATCAAGGTAGGGGGTAACTATGCAGCGAGTCTAAAGAGTGGTGAGATAGCACACGAAAAGGGTTATTCAGCTGTTCTTTATCTTGATGCTAAGGAGAAGAAGTATCTAGATGAGTGTGGCCCAGCTAACTTCTTTGGTATCAAGGGTGATAAGTACATTACTCCTGATAGTACCTCTATCCTCCCATCTATTACCAATATGAGTCTTTGTCAGATTGCTGAGGATCTAGGTATGACTGTAGAGCGTCGCCATGTCCCAGTAGAAGAGCTAGCAGAGTTTGAAGAAGCTGGCGCTTGTGGTACTGCTGCTGTTATTTCACCTATCGCTCGTATCGATGACTTGGACGAGAATAAGTCTTATGTTTATTCTGAGAATGGTGAAGCCGGTCCTAAGTCTACTAAGCTATACGAAACACTTCGCGGTATTCAGTATGGTGAATTAGAGGATAAGCACAATTGGGTGATGATTCTTGACTAA
- a CDS encoding glycoside hydrolase family 57 protein — protein sequence MKKKVCIIFQIHQPFRLKRYRFFDIGNDHYYFDDLQDEEIFRRATEESYIPALEMLKEQIEATNGAFKVAFSISGTALDQMEMYAPDMIDRLLDLHKAGEVEFLGEPHAHGLSSLFFDKGEFRSQIKRHASKIQLMFGKRPSVFRNSDLIFDDSIAETLVDLGFKGVITEGAEQLLGWKSPNFLYESAAKPGLNLILRNQRFTEDITKNFGRQDWADFPLTADKFASWLASTPEDEELITLDMSLDTLGLAQPAHTGIFDFFRALPKYILDSGLEFVTPSGALDTLKPKDQLVVSEAISWSEKEKNTLSWLGNVLQKEAFAKLEQWSERTRLVGDRSILQDWLYLQSSDHFLYMSTMNSDAWRFSPYDSAYDAFSNYMNVLSDFLLRVEAQYPSSIENEELAALLTTIRNQDEKISQLQKELKKKKSSVK from the coding sequence ATGAAGAAGAAAGTTTGTATCATCTTTCAGATCCATCAGCCATTTCGTCTGAAGCGTTACCGTTTCTTTGACATCGGAAATGATCATTACTATTTTGATGACCTCCAAGATGAAGAGATTTTCAGACGTGCTACTGAAGAATCGTATATCCCAGCATTAGAGATGCTGAAGGAGCAAATAGAGGCTACGAATGGAGCTTTTAAAGTCGCGTTTTCAATCTCTGGTACTGCTCTTGATCAGATGGAGATGTACGCTCCAGATATGATTGACAGATTATTGGATCTTCATAAGGCAGGAGAGGTCGAATTCCTAGGTGAGCCTCATGCTCATGGTCTCTCCTCACTCTTTTTTGATAAAGGAGAATTTAGATCTCAAATCAAGCGACACGCCTCTAAGATACAGCTGATGTTTGGTAAGCGACCTTCTGTTTTTCGTAACTCTGACCTGATTTTTGATGATAGTATCGCTGAGACCTTAGTAGATCTAGGCTTTAAAGGCGTGATCACTGAGGGAGCCGAGCAGCTATTGGGCTGGAAATCACCTAACTTCCTTTATGAAAGTGCGGCGAAACCTGGGCTGAATCTTATCCTTAGAAATCAGAGATTTACTGAAGATATTACTAAGAATTTTGGTCGTCAAGATTGGGCAGACTTTCCATTAACAGCAGATAAGTTCGCCTCATGGTTGGCTAGTACCCCAGAAGATGAGGAGTTGATAACCCTTGATATGAGTTTAGACACCCTCGGTTTAGCTCAACCTGCACATACAGGCATTTTTGATTTCTTCAGAGCATTACCAAAATATATTCTTGACTCAGGCTTGGAATTTGTAACACCATCTGGGGCACTTGATACTCTAAAACCAAAAGATCAGTTGGTGGTATCCGAAGCTATATCTTGGTCAGAGAAAGAGAAAAACACACTATCATGGCTCGGTAATGTATTACAGAAAGAGGCATTTGCGAAGTTAGAGCAGTGGTCTGAGAGGACTCGCTTGGTAGGCGATCGTAGCATACTACAGGATTGGTTATATTTGCAGAGTTCGGATCACTTCCTCTATATGTCCACAATGAATAGTGATGCCTGGAGATTTAGTCCGTATGATAGCGCTTATGATGCTTTTAGTAATTACATGAATGTCCTGAGTGACTTTCTCTTACGCGTTGAAGCACAATATCCGAGCTCTATTGAGAATGAAGAACTCGCCGCTTTGCTGACAACAATCCGTAACCAAGATGAAAAGATAAGTCAGTTACAAAAGGAATTAAAAAAGAAAAAGAGTAGTGTTAAATAA
- a CDS encoding glycosyltransferase, producing MKALMFGWEFPPHILGGLGTASYGLTRGLSHQPDMDITFVIPKPHGDEDNSFLRIIGMSQVPIVYRNVDSEYVDSRIGHLMSPDLYFHLRNHIYDNFSYMLTNDLGCVEFSGAYPDNIYEEINNYSILAGVVARADAYDIIHSHDWLTYPAGIHAKQVTGKPLVIHVHATDFDRSRGNVNPQVYEIEKNGMDHADHIMCVSELTRQTVIEKYHQHPDKVTAVHNAVTPLAPELLAIPDKRGVKDKVITFLGRITMQKGPEFFVEAAHRVLKETKNVRFIMAGSGDMMNQMVSLVAKRGISDRFHFTGFMRGKEVYEIYKSSDVYVMPSVSEPFGISPLEAMQCGVPCIISKQSGCAEILDYAVKVDYWDVDALADAMYALVSYPAMHKFLADEGLKEVNSITWENVGLKVRGIYDRVLGL from the coding sequence ATGAAGGCACTAATGTTTGGGTGGGAATTTCCACCACACATATTGGGAGGGTTAGGGACAGCTAGCTATGGACTGACGAGAGGGTTGTCACATCAGCCCGATATGGATATTACCTTTGTCATTCCGAAGCCACATGGAGATGAGGATAATTCTTTTTTACGAATTATCGGGATGTCGCAGGTGCCTATCGTTTATCGTAATGTGGATTCGGAGTATGTGGATTCGAGGATTGGTCATCTAATGTCGCCCGATCTTTATTTCCATTTGCGAAATCATATTTATGATAATTTTTCTTACATGCTAACTAACGACTTAGGATGTGTAGAATTTTCTGGAGCTTATCCTGATAATATTTACGAAGAGATTAATAATTACTCCATCCTCGCTGGGGTGGTGGCTCGTGCTGACGCTTATGATATCATCCACTCACATGACTGGCTCACCTATCCTGCAGGTATTCATGCTAAGCAGGTCACAGGTAAACCATTGGTAATCCATGTGCACGCCACAGACTTCGATAGGAGTAGGGGGAATGTCAATCCTCAGGTCTATGAGATCGAAAAGAATGGTATGGATCATGCCGATCATATCATGTGTGTGAGTGAGCTTACACGCCAGACGGTTATAGAGAAGTATCATCAGCATCCGGATAAAGTAACGGCTGTGCATAATGCCGTAACGCCTCTAGCACCAGAGTTATTAGCTATTCCAGATAAGAGGGGTGTGAAAGATAAGGTAATTACTTTTTTGGGGCGTATCACGATGCAGAAAGGTCCCGAGTTCTTTGTCGAAGCTGCTCACCGAGTGCTTAAGGAGACTAAGAATGTACGATTTATCATGGCAGGTAGTGGAGATATGATGAACCAGATGGTGAGTCTAGTAGCTAAGCGAGGTATCAGCGATCGCTTCCACTTTACTGGATTCATGAGAGGAAAAGAGGTTTATGAGATATACAAGTCTAGTGATGTGTATGTGATGCCCTCTGTATCTGAACCCTTTGGTATCTCGCCATTAGAGGCGATGCAGTGTGGGGTCCCATGTATCATATCGAAGCAGTCGGGTTGTGCTGAGATTTTAGATTATGCCGTAAAGGTTGATTACTGGGATGTGGATGCCCTAGCTGATGCGATGTATGCCCTTGTGTCATATCCAGCTATGCATAAGTTTTTGGCTGATGAGGGATTAAAAGAGGTCAATAGTATCACGTGGGAGAATGTGGGGCTGAAGGTACGGGGTATCTATGATAGGGTGCTTGGCCTATGA
- a CDS encoding glycogen debranching enzyme N-terminal domain-containing protein: protein MSYLKFDRSSLTNLEESLEREILCANRCGGYYCTSILGCNTRKYHGMLVVPSDESLENRWVLLSSLDETVIQHGAEFNLSVHRYADGTYSPNGHKYIRELDVEKTTRIVYRVGGVLMSKEFIFSEDSNRLIIKYKLLEAHSPTTLRFKPFLGFRKVKALTYENSAVDWTPREEDNGISWCLYEGFPRLYMQFTKKVSYLHEPHWNKNLYYHKEAEREHACIEDLPIPGFFECEIKKGEEIYLSISDEAVESKRIKPFYKQCEDNLIHRDSFINALKRSVEQFYFQPEEGGSYILAGLPWFNVCHRDQMIGLTAASFGIGKPERFDAVMSSDLEALWRFYEEGVEDNIIKGLDQPDALLWVINCIHDYSRWVGMEQTRQKYGDVVERAMSYLKSNKHPQMKLRDNALLYAVPKDGSHPITWMDGLIDGYPVVDRQGYIVEYNALWYDALCFYRVLFKKEDDALDDLIDRVSESFVRVFVNEHDYLFDYVAEGRPRDWNVRPNQLFAVGLSYSPLSRKLQRSVLDIVTRELLTPKGIRTLSPKSGYYRGYCNGSLNERTYAYLQGGVWTWLVYYYLSGYLKLFKRVGLSFVDRLTIPFEDEMAYHGIGTISEVYDGTPPYVARNGISFMPSVTAILRIKNRIIEYEKYGTDDIFDLRLSMTTHHTSSPDVNSEGEKSEK, encoded by the coding sequence ATGAGCTATTTAAAATTTGATAGATCAAGCTTGACAAACTTAGAAGAGTCGCTTGAAAGAGAAATATTGTGTGCCAATAGGTGTGGCGGGTACTATTGTACTTCCATATTGGGCTGTAATACTCGCAAATACCATGGAATGCTTGTAGTACCTTCTGATGAGTCACTTGAAAATAGATGGGTTCTGCTTTCGTCACTAGATGAGACGGTTATTCAGCATGGGGCGGAGTTTAACTTGTCCGTACACAGATATGCCGATGGCACTTATAGCCCTAATGGTCATAAGTACATAAGAGAGCTGGACGTAGAAAAGACCACACGAATAGTCTATCGGGTGGGAGGGGTATTGATGTCCAAGGAGTTTATTTTCTCTGAAGATTCCAATCGATTGATTATAAAATACAAGTTATTAGAGGCACACTCTCCGACGACACTTCGTTTCAAGCCATTTCTTGGATTTAGAAAGGTCAAGGCTCTGACTTACGAAAATTCTGCGGTCGATTGGACCCCTCGTGAGGAGGATAATGGCATTTCGTGGTGCTTGTACGAAGGCTTTCCTCGACTGTATATGCAATTCACTAAGAAAGTGAGTTACCTTCACGAGCCTCATTGGAATAAAAATCTCTATTACCATAAAGAGGCAGAGCGTGAACATGCTTGTATAGAAGATCTACCGATACCAGGTTTTTTTGAGTGTGAGATAAAAAAAGGTGAGGAGATATACTTATCTATTTCGGACGAAGCGGTGGAGAGCAAGCGGATCAAACCGTTTTATAAGCAGTGTGAAGATAATCTCATCCATCGTGATTCATTTATTAATGCCCTAAAGCGTTCGGTAGAGCAATTCTATTTCCAACCAGAGGAAGGGGGAAGCTATATCTTGGCTGGTCTGCCTTGGTTTAATGTATGTCATAGAGATCAGATGATAGGACTGACTGCAGCGAGCTTTGGTATAGGTAAGCCAGAGCGATTTGATGCGGTCATGAGTAGTGATCTGGAGGCCTTGTGGAGGTTTTATGAAGAGGGGGTAGAGGATAATATCATTAAGGGATTAGATCAGCCTGATGCTTTACTATGGGTCATCAACTGCATTCATGACTACTCTAGATGGGTAGGGATGGAGCAAACTCGGCAGAAGTATGGAGATGTGGTAGAGCGGGCGATGAGCTATCTCAAGAGTAACAAACACCCTCAGATGAAGCTGAGAGATAATGCTCTTCTATATGCTGTGCCTAAGGATGGGTCTCATCCGATTACATGGATGGATGGCTTGATAGATGGCTATCCCGTGGTGGATAGACAGGGGTATATCGTTGAGTATAACGCTCTTTGGTATGACGCCCTATGCTTTTATAGAGTGTTGTTTAAGAAGGAGGATGATGCTCTGGATGATCTTATTGATAGGGTGAGTGAGAGTTTTGTCCGTGTCTTTGTCAATGAGCATGATTACCTATTTGATTACGTTGCTGAGGGACGTCCTAGGGATTGGAATGTTCGTCCCAATCAACTCTTTGCAGTTGGGCTTTCCTACTCACCTCTGTCTCGAAAGCTACAGCGATCGGTGTTAGATATTGTGACTCGAGAGCTACTAACACCAAAAGGTATTCGTACCCTTTCTCCTAAAAGTGGATACTATAGAGGTTACTGTAATGGGAGCCTAAATGAGCGTACATATGCTTACCTACAAGGTGGTGTATGGACATGGTTGGTATATTATTATCTCAGCGGTTATCTTAAACTCTTTAAGAGGGTAGGGCTCTCTTTCGTGGATCGTCTGACGATTCCATTTGAGGACGAGATGGCATATCATGGTATTGGTACGATCTCTGAGGTATATGATGGTACGCCTCCGTATGTCGCAAGAAATGGGATCTCCTTTATGCCTAGCGTTACTGCGATACTGCGTATTAAAAATAGGATTATTGAATACGAGAAGTATGGGACAGATGACATCTTTGATCTGCGATTGAGTATGACTACTCATCACACATCATCTCCAGATGTTAATTCAGAGGGTGAGAAATCGGAAAAGTGA
- a CDS encoding GDP-L-fucose synthase, whose translation MLEKDSKIYVAGHRGLVGSAIWNNLQARGFHNLLGKSHAELDLMDPIATREFFEREQPDAVVLAAAHVGGIMANSKYRADFIYNNLQIQHNVIGESWRNGVKKLLFLGSTCIYPRDVEQPMREDALLTAPLEYTNEPYAIAKIAGLKMCESFNLQYGTNFIAVMPTNLYGPNDNFHLENSHVLPAMIRKIHLAKLLNEGDLTALREDLSKRPIPGFEVNDASMSDIVQALDSYGIAPNRVTLWGSGTPLREFLWSEDMADASVHVLLNVEFDQLHEAGASEVRNCHINIGTGEEISIKELAYLIARTEEFEGDILWDKSKPDGTPRKLTNVCKLHQLGWRHQVEIRDGVERLYQWYLNH comes from the coding sequence ATGTTAGAGAAAGATAGTAAGATATATGTGGCAGGGCATCGCGGACTAGTAGGGTCAGCCATATGGAATAACCTGCAGGCAAGAGGCTTTCATAATCTTTTGGGCAAGAGCCATGCTGAGCTGGATCTGATGGATCCTATAGCAACACGGGAGTTCTTTGAGAGGGAGCAACCCGATGCCGTAGTTCTTGCGGCTGCACATGTGGGGGGCATAATGGCCAATAGTAAATATCGGGCAGACTTCATATACAATAACTTACAGATTCAGCATAATGTCATAGGAGAGAGCTGGAGAAATGGGGTGAAAAAGCTCTTATTTCTCGGGAGTACCTGTATTTATCCACGGGATGTTGAGCAGCCTATGCGTGAGGATGCACTGCTTACGGCTCCGCTTGAATACACTAACGAGCCCTATGCGATAGCTAAGATAGCTGGACTAAAGATGTGTGAGAGCTTTAATCTCCAGTACGGAACTAACTTCATAGCCGTCATGCCTACTAACCTATACGGGCCGAATGATAACTTTCACTTGGAGAATAGCCATGTGCTGCCAGCAATGATACGGAAGATACATCTGGCTAAGCTATTGAATGAAGGAGACCTTACTGCTTTGCGTGAGGACTTAAGTAAGCGACCGATACCAGGTTTTGAGGTGAATGATGCCTCTATGTCTGATATTGTGCAAGCCCTAGATAGTTATGGTATTGCCCCTAACCGGGTGACTTTATGGGGGAGTGGGACCCCTTTGCGTGAATTTCTTTGGAGTGAAGATATGGCAGATGCTTCTGTTCATGTCTTGCTGAACGTAGAGTTTGACCAGCTTCATGAAGCCGGTGCAAGTGAGGTACGTAACTGCCATATCAATATCGGTACGGGTGAGGAGATTAGCATTAAGGAATTGGCTTACCTAATTGCTCGGACTGAAGAATTTGAGGGGGATATCCTTTGGGATAAGAGTAAGCCTGATGGTACACCACGTAAGTTGACGAATGTGTGTAAGCTGCATCAATTGGGTTGGCGTCACCAAGTGGAGATACGCGATGGGGTGGAGCGACTCTATCAGTGGTATCTCAATCATTAA
- the gmd gene encoding GDP-mannose 4,6-dehydratase: protein MKKALITGITGQDGSFLAELLLEKGYEVHGIMRRSSSFNTGRIEHLYLDEWVRDMKRERLINLHYGDMTDSSSLVRIIQLVQPDEIYNLAAQSHVKVSFEVPEYTADTVAIGTLRLLEAVRILGMEHKVRIYQASTSELFGEVQEVPQRETTPFHPRSPYAVAKQYAYWIGKNYRESYGMFISNGILFNHESERRGETFVTRKITLAAARIAQGYQDKLYLGNLNALRDWGYAADYVDCMWRILQHDQADDFVIATGEQHSVREFAELAFAHVGITLRWEGEGIDEKGICQQSGKVLIEVDPKYFRPAEVETLLGDPSKAREQLGWNPRQTSFGELVEKMVKHDMRHVRKLHIRDNMEE, encoded by the coding sequence ATGAAGAAGGCTTTAATAACTGGGATAACAGGGCAGGACGGATCATTCTTAGCAGAGCTTCTGCTCGAAAAAGGCTATGAGGTGCATGGTATTATGCGTCGTTCGAGTTCCTTTAATACTGGACGGATAGAGCACTTATATCTAGATGAGTGGGTACGTGATATGAAGCGAGAGCGGCTCATCAACCTGCATTACGGTGATATGACAGACTCTAGCTCTCTCGTGCGTATCATCCAACTCGTTCAACCTGATGAAATTTATAACTTAGCTGCACAGAGCCATGTGAAGGTCTCCTTTGAGGTGCCAGAATATACCGCTGACACCGTCGCTATCGGGACCCTTCGCCTGCTAGAGGCTGTTCGGATCTTAGGCATGGAACATAAGGTGCGGATATATCAAGCCTCGACTTCAGAGCTTTTTGGAGAGGTCCAAGAGGTACCTCAGCGAGAGACTACGCCCTTTCACCCTCGTTCTCCGTATGCAGTAGCTAAGCAGTATGCTTACTGGATTGGCAAGAACTATCGAGAGAGCTATGGGATGTTTATTTCGAATGGAATACTCTTTAATCATGAGAGTGAACGAAGGGGGGAAACCTTTGTCACTCGGAAGATCACCTTAGCGGCGGCTCGGATCGCTCAGGGATATCAGGATAAGCTATATTTAGGTAATCTCAATGCTCTCAGAGACTGGGGCTATGCAGCAGATTATGTGGACTGTATGTGGCGGATTCTACAGCATGACCAAGCGGATGACTTCGTCATCGCTACCGGAGAACAACATTCTGTTAGAGAGTTTGCGGAGTTGGCTTTTGCTCACGTCGGTATTACTCTAAGATGGGAAGGTGAGGGCATTGATGAAAAAGGGATTTGTCAGCAAAGCGGTAAAGTTCTTATAGAAGTTGACCCTAAGTATTTTAGACCCGCGGAGGTGGAAACGCTCTTAGGTGATCCCTCCAAAGCTCGAGAGCAACTGGGGTGGAATCCAAGGCAGACCTCATTTGGTGAACTAGTGGAAAAGATGGTAAAGCATGATATGCGACACGTCAGGAAGTTGCACATACGTGATAATATGGAGGAGTAG